The Primulina tabacum isolate GXHZ01 chromosome 1, ASM2559414v2, whole genome shotgun sequence genome contains the following window.
tcttcttcaatttggCTTTTTTCACTCCAATTGGTCTTTGAAAACTGTCATCAATATTGTCGTCATTTAAATGTATTGCAAATACAGATAAGCTAGGTGAACCTGATTGTGGCGATTCTTCGGCTGGAGTATCAGACTGTGAAGTATCCAGATTAGTAGCACGTAGTTTAGATTTTTTGGTTATCGAAATTTTATCTCCTGAAAGTTTTTCACAATCTTTCACAATATCCCACACATGATCAAATGAAAATGGTTTGTTATCTTTACTGTCTTGTACATACAGTACTTTTGCGCGGTTCATCTACATAAAAACCATTAAAAATTAGTTAAGAAATTTGAATGTGAATGACTcataactttttttaaaaaaataacttaCGATATCTTGTTCAGATGCACCACTAGGCTTGAGGTTTTCAATTTGTCGAATGCATCCTCTCATACGGGCAACAGAAGTGAGGATGTTTCCCATGCGCTTCTCAACTGATCTTTGAGGTCGTGGATGTAAATCACTTCTTCTTTCTTTGTTGTAGTTCTCAGCAACCCGAGACCAGAATTGAGTTCTCGATTGACTTATACCTATAATGGGATCCTGTGAAACATCAAGATAAATATGACACAAAAACTTATCTTCATCAACGGTGTAGTTCTTTCTTGAACTTTCTTCCATCTATCTTTCGCTAATATATTTATAGGTgtattgatatgttttgaatatAAATGTTACTATTTATAGTATTTCGGATTATCTTTAGAAAATATGCAAAAGAAATGATAGTCGTTTGATTAGATTTCGATGGATATCAGCCATTGAAATCTCATCTGTGTGCCATCCGTCGGATGAGATTACCAAAATCTAATCCTACGGATGGTACAAGGATGAGATCACCAAAAGCAAATGCCATTGGATGAGATTCCTTATCTAATGAAATCTAATTCTATGGATGGAAAGATTTCAAGATAGGAAATCTCATCCATATTATCGTAATAAATTCTATATAAACTCTAATTCGTGGTATACATTTTTCAaacaatttatattaaaaaaatgaattctTCATCAGGCACATCGTCATTATCCGATAATGAAGATGAAATAACTAATTATTTGATCATCGATAAAGCCATTGATGAGATTCAAGGAGCAATCATTAGTCATATTCATGCACGCAATACGATACTACAcacctacatcaatcaacaaGTTAACGAAGGTCCGAGAAGAGGATCCATTCCAGGTCACATTGTAATTCACCGCGATAGAGAAATAGCCGATCAGAATTTGTTCAACGACTATTTTGCTGAAAATCCCAGATTTCATGAAGGTATTTTTTGACGACGATTTCGGATGTCTCGTCATCTATTCCTTCACATTGTGGATGGTGTCAAGAATCATGATAGCTACTTCATACAACACAGTGATGGCTTGGGACGACTAGGGTTATCAACTAATCAGAAAGCAACAGCTGCAATTCGAATGTTAGCATATGCCATGGTCGCGGATGCGACCGATGAATACATCAAAATAGGAGAGTCAACTGCAATTGAATGCTTGCAACGGTTTTGTCGAGCAGTGGTGGAAGATTTTGGAGCCCAGTACTTACGAGCTCCAACAGCCAACGATGTTGCTCGACTCTTGCATATTGGTAAACAACGAGGCTTTCCAGGAATGTTGGGAAGTCTGGATTGTATGCATTGGAAGTGGAAGAACTGTCCTACTACTTGGGCTGGGCAATATTCAGGTCGAAGTGGGTCTCCAACTATTATTTTAGAAGCAGTGGCCGATTATGATCTTTGGATATGGCACGCATATTTTGGTATGCCTGGATCAAATAATGACATCAATGTTTTAGAGGCAtccaatatattt
Protein-coding sequences here:
- the LOC142519640 gene encoding uncharacterized protein LOC142519640 gives rise to the protein MEESSRKNYTVDEDKFLCHIYLDVSQDPIIGISQSRTQFWSRVAENYNKERRSDLHPRPQRSVEKRMGNILTSVARMRGCIRQIENLKPSGASEQDIMNRAKVLYVQDSKDNKPFSFDHVWDIVKDCEKLSGDKISITKKSKLRATNLDTSQSDTPAEESPQSGSPSLSVFAIHLNDDNIDDSFQRPIGVKKAKLKKKRDEDISQIQRTMKEQHRELLDVLKQGTVERQQNYDLQRMRLQQEERKMEDRILYKDLSKIIDPNLREYTRTQQKKILQKRLQAENRDNFGSYFGDIGGSGYGLPDY